The Brachyspira hyodysenteriae ATCC 27164 genome includes a window with the following:
- a CDS encoding Rpn family recombination-promoting nuclease/putative transposase codes for MRNINVLNDYFVRYLFSSPDSNLILLDFINSIMLDSNMKTFRDVEILNPFNCKENYQDKETIVDVKCITQNGTVVIIEIQLQGNSRFPERILYYWASNYSKLLKHGEKYDALTPVISINLLNFNLDDNDSVHSCYMIYDTNNKRLLTDHLQIHILELKKFKYDLLQPDLNCWLKFFTMKEKDNKGEIMSDLVKEKPIMEEVQKRYNNFIKDRLMMNEYDKREAYLYGNQIILEEERRLGIEEGIKQGLEQGEKNKAISIAKNLKNAGIDIKIISENTGLSIEEIKKL; via the coding sequence ATGAGAAATATTAATGTTTTGAATGACTATTTTGTGAGATATTTATTCTCATCACCAGACAGTAATTTAATACTGCTTGACTTTATTAATTCTATAATGCTTGATTCTAATATGAAGACATTTAGAGATGTAGAAATTCTAAATCCTTTTAATTGCAAAGAAAATTATCAAGATAAAGAAACTATAGTTGATGTTAAATGTATTACACAAAATGGAACAGTTGTCATTATAGAAATACAGTTACAAGGTAATTCAAGATTCCCAGAACGCATATTATATTATTGGGCTTCAAATTATAGCAAACTTTTGAAACATGGTGAAAAGTATGATGCTTTAACTCCTGTCATAAGTATTAACTTACTTAATTTCAATTTAGATGATAATGACTCTGTACATTCCTGTTATATGATTTATGATACCAATAACAAAAGATTACTTACCGACCATCTTCAAATACACATATTAGAATTGAAAAAATTTAAATATGATTTATTGCAGCCAGATTTAAATTGCTGGCTAAAATTTTTCACAATGAAAGAGAAAGATAATAAGGGGGAAATTATGTCAGATTTAGTAAAAGAAAAGCCTATAATGGAAGAAGTACAGAAAAGATACAATAACTTTATTAAAGATAGATTAATGATGAATGAGTACGATAAAAGAGAAGCATATCTATATGGTAATCAAATAATACTTGAAGAAGAAAGAAGATTAGGAATTGAAGAAGGAATTAAACAAGGTCTAGAACAAGGTGAAAAAAATAAAGCAATATCTATAGCTAAAAACTTAAAAAATGCAGGTATAGATATAAAAATTATAAGCGAAAACACAGGCTTGAGTATAGAAGAAATAAAAAAATTATGA
- a CDS encoding thiolase family protein, which translates to MSRKIVIASACRTAIGSMGGSLSTVPAAELGAIVIKEALNRAKVAPNQVDMVYMGCVIQASQGQNVARQSSIKAGLPVEVPAMTINVVCGSGLDAVNIAANMIAAGNADIVVAGGTENMSLAPYALKKARYGYRLGNDTVIDTMVNDALTDAFNNYHMGITAENVCDDWKLTREELDAFAANSQQKAIKAQEAGAFKKEIVPVTIKTKKGDIVFDKDEGPRAGTTVESLAKLKPAFKPDGGRVTAGNSSSINDGAAAVVVMSEEKAKELGIKPMATWIAGGLGGVEPRIMGIGPVAATKKLMAKTGLTIKDFDIIESNEAFAAQSVAVGKELGIDVEKQLNPNGGAIALGHPVGASGCRILVTLLHEMEAKNAKRGLATLCIGGGMGCATIVERE; encoded by the coding sequence ATGTCTAGAAAAATAGTAATAGCTAGTGCTTGCCGTACTGCAATAGGAAGTATGGGCGGATCTTTAAGTACAGTTCCAGCTGCAGAGTTGGGTGCAATAGTAATAAAAGAAGCATTGAACAGAGCTAAAGTAGCTCCTAATCAAGTTGATATGGTATATATGGGTTGTGTTATACAAGCATCACAAGGTCAGAACGTTGCTCGTCAAAGTTCTATAAAAGCAGGATTACCAGTAGAAGTACCTGCTATGACAATAAATGTTGTTTGCGGTTCAGGACTTGATGCTGTAAACATTGCTGCTAATATGATAGCTGCTGGAAATGCTGATATCGTGGTAGCAGGCGGTACTGAAAATATGTCATTAGCACCATATGCTCTTAAAAAAGCTCGTTATGGTTACAGACTTGGTAATGATACAGTAATAGATACTATGGTTAATGATGCTTTAACAGATGCATTCAATAATTACCATATGGGTATTACAGCAGAAAACGTTTGTGATGATTGGAAACTTACTCGTGAAGAATTAGATGCATTTGCTGCTAATTCTCAGCAGAAAGCAATTAAAGCTCAGGAAGCTGGTGCTTTCAAAAAAGAAATAGTACCTGTAACTATCAAAACTAAAAAAGGCGATATCGTATTTGATAAAGATGAAGGCCCTAGAGCTGGAACTACAGTAGAAAGCTTGGCTAAATTAAAACCAGCATTCAAACCAGATGGTGGAAGAGTAACAGCAGGTAACTCTTCTAGTATTAATGACGGAGCTGCTGCAGTAGTAGTAATGAGCGAAGAAAAAGCTAAAGAATTAGGTATTAAACCTATGGCTACTTGGATTGCAGGCGGTTTAGGCGGTGTTGAACCTAGAATTATGGGTATCGGACCAGTTGCAGCTACTAAAAAATTAATGGCTAAAACAGGATTAACTATTAAAGATTTCGATATCATTGAATCTAATGAAGCTTTCGCTGCTCAGTCAGTTGCAGTTGGTAAAGAATTAGGTATCGATGTAGAAAAACAACTTAACCCTAATGGCGGTGCTATAGCTTTAGGACACCCAGTAGGTGCTTCTGGATGTAGAATCCTTGTTACTTTACTTCATGAAATGGAAGCTAAAAATGCTAAGAGAGGACTTGCTACTCTTTGTATTGGCGGCGGTATGGGTTGTGCTACTATAGTGGAAAGAGAATAG
- a CDS encoding ankyrin repeat domain-containing protein: protein MKKVFIILFLFNILLYSQTLDESLFLAVENNNIEEVKSYLSKGANLNARDEYGITVLMYAAVSGNYEMVKFLLENGANINTKDNDGNTVLYYNIYYDHYGEEEKLENAKKIFNLLIKYGADVNTKDNDGASLLNKSYRASTALAQNREMFKVLVENGFDLESRIKAGEHYPEDYDYTPLMIAALRNDYDMVQFLVEKGADVNAKTHSEYSSVVTPLLLSLDYEHIESRYDENSSVAEFLINNGADINVKNNHGETPLMYASKLHNIKVVELLIQKGADINAFNNYGNTALIYGVNNLETVKLLVENGADVNFYKGGSTALISACEYSHERNIDVIKYLVSKKANINAQDNKGDTALNKTLDTSDEGSIDILDFEIAHFLIEQGADVNIKNKREYTPLIYLGMGEGNFNNKSFQEYRIKLAEVLLEKGADINAQDYEGYTSLIWACASSGSRFAEPYVKFLVEKGADVNIEDEHGDTALDIANNLKLRKIAGILKKAQRNRK, encoded by the coding sequence ATGAAAAAAGTATTTATTATATTATTCTTGTTTAATATTCTTTTGTATTCTCAGACTTTAGATGAATCGTTATTTTTAGCTGTAGAAAATAATAACATAGAAGAAGTTAAATCATATTTATCTAAAGGAGCAAATCTAAATGCTCGAGATGAATACGGTATTACAGTATTAATGTACGCTGCTGTAAGCGGAAATTATGAAATGGTTAAATTTTTATTAGAAAATGGTGCCAATATAAATACTAAAGACAATGATGGAAACACTGTATTATATTATAATATTTACTATGATCATTATGGAGAAGAAGAAAAACTAGAAAATGCTAAAAAAATATTTAATTTATTAATAAAATACGGTGCTGATGTAAATACTAAAGACAATGATGGAGCATCACTTCTTAATAAATCTTATAGAGCTTCAACAGCATTGGCACAAAATAGAGAAATGTTTAAAGTATTAGTAGAAAATGGTTTTGACTTAGAATCAAGAATAAAGGCTGGGGAGCATTATCCTGAAGATTATGATTATACTCCTTTAATGATAGCAGCTTTAAGAAATGACTATGATATGGTTCAATTTTTAGTTGAAAAAGGTGCCGATGTAAATGCCAAAACACATTCTGAATATAGCTCAGTAGTAACTCCCCTATTACTCTCATTAGATTATGAACATATTGAATCTAGATATGATGAAAATTCATCTGTTGCAGAATTTTTAATAAATAATGGTGCTGATATAAATGTAAAAAATAATCATGGAGAGACACCTTTAATGTATGCTTCCAAACTTCATAATATAAAAGTGGTAGAACTTCTAATACAAAAAGGGGCTGATATAAATGCTTTCAATAATTATGGAAATACAGCCTTAATATATGGTGTAAATAATTTAGAAACAGTAAAATTATTAGTGGAAAATGGTGCAGATGTAAACTTTTATAAAGGAGGAAGTACTGCTTTAATATCAGCATGTGAGTATAGTCATGAAAGAAATATAGATGTAATAAAATATTTAGTTTCAAAAAAAGCCAATATAAATGCACAAGATAATAAAGGAGACACAGCTTTAAATAAAACTCTTGATACTTCAGATGAAGGAAGTATTGATATACTAGACTTTGAAATAGCTCATTTTTTAATAGAGCAAGGTGCTGATGTAAACATAAAGAATAAACGAGAATATACTCCTTTGATATATCTTGGTATGGGTGAAGGTAATTTTAACAATAAAAGTTTTCAGGAATATCGTATAAAATTAGCTGAGGTTTTATTAGAAAAAGGTGCAGATATTAATGCTCAAGATTATGAAGGATACACTTCTTTAATTTGGGCTTGTGCATCATCAGGATCAAGGTTTGCTGAACCATATGTTAAATTTCTAGTAGAAAAAGGAGCCGATGTAAATATAGAAGATGAACATGGAGATACTGCTTTAGATATAGCAAATAATCTTAAACTTAGAAAAATTGCCGGTATTCTAAAAAAAGCTCAAAGAAATAGAAAGTAA
- a CDS encoding 3-hydroxyacyl-CoA dehydrogenase family protein: protein MKVGVIGAGAMGSGIAQAFAQTEGYEVYLCDIKEEFAAGGKEKIAKGFAGRVAKGKMQQADADKILAKITTGLKEICKDADLIIEAAFENLEVKKTTFSELHKICKPDCIFSSNTSSLSITEISAGVGRPVVGMHFFNPAPVMKLVEVISGLNTPRDIVDKIIKISEEIGKTPVEVKETAGFVVNRILVPMINEAIDLYAMGIASAEGIDNAMKLGANHPMGPLALGDLIGLDIVLAIMEVLQKETGDPKYRPSALLRKMVRGGLLGQKTGKGFYDYTKK, encoded by the coding sequence ATGAAAGTAGGTGTAATTGGTGCAGGTGCTATGGGTTCTGGTATAGCACAAGCTTTTGCTCAAACAGAAGGCTATGAAGTTTATTTATGCGATATAAAAGAAGAATTTGCAGCAGGCGGTAAAGAGAAAATTGCTAAAGGTTTTGCTGGAAGAGTAGCTAAAGGTAAAATGCAGCAGGCTGATGCTGATAAAATTTTAGCTAAAATTACTACTGGTTTAAAAGAGATTTGTAAAGATGCAGATTTGATTATTGAAGCTGCTTTTGAAAATTTAGAAGTTAAAAAAACAACATTCTCTGAATTACATAAAATTTGTAAACCTGATTGTATATTCTCTTCTAACACTTCTTCTCTTTCTATTACAGAAATAAGTGCTGGTGTAGGCAGACCTGTTGTAGGTATGCACTTCTTTAACCCAGCTCCTGTTATGAAATTGGTTGAAGTTATTTCTGGACTTAACACTCCTAGAGATATCGTTGATAAAATTATTAAAATATCTGAAGAAATAGGAAAAACTCCTGTAGAAGTTAAAGAAACAGCTGGTTTCGTAGTTAACCGTATACTTGTTCCTATGATCAATGAAGCTATTGACTTATATGCTATGGGTATTGCTTCAGCTGAAGGTATTGACAATGCTATGAAATTAGGTGCTAATCACCCAATGGGACCTTTAGCTTTAGGAGACTTAATAGGACTTGATATCGTTCTTGCTATTATGGAAGTTCTACAAAAAGAAACTGGAGATCCTAAATACAGACCTAGCGCTTTACTTAGAAAAATGGTTAGAGGCGGTTTACTAGGACAAAAAACTGGAAAAGGTTTCTACGATTATACTAAGAAATAA
- a CDS encoding group III truncated hemoglobin, with protein sequence MKYNEINNEGVEKLMDIFYAKIRTHEQLGPIFNGAVGIDDASWERHKEKIAKFWKTMLLNENLYMGNPVQPHINLLPFDIKLFDIWLDLFKECLDQVFEEKASEHFYEVACNIAKNFKAVLFQQ encoded by the coding sequence ATGAAATACAATGAAATAAACAATGAAGGTGTAGAAAAATTAATGGATATATTCTATGCCAAAATTAGAACACATGAACAATTAGGTCCTATATTTAATGGGGCAGTTGGTATTGATGATGCTTCTTGGGAAAGACATAAAGAAAAAATAGCTAAATTTTGGAAAACTATGCTTTTGAATGAAAATTTATATATGGGAAATCCTGTACAGCCTCATATTAATTTACTTCCTTTCGATATTAAACTATTTGATATTTGGCTTGATTTATTTAAAGAATGTTTAGATCAAGTATTTGAAGAAAAAGCATCTGAACATTTTTATGAAGTTGCTTGTAATATTGCTAAAAATTTCAAAGCAGTATTATTTCAGCAATAA
- a CDS encoding MarR family winged helix-turn-helix transcriptional regulator, with translation MKNIGYDVCYTARKIYQYIGKQINEFDITPEQLIVLKELAKEEGISQKELSFRLDKDQNTVKAMIDKLELKSFIIRKENKLDKRAFSLFLTDKAKEKLPIMETYESKVLENIVKELSEEDTDKFASILEKIRKNISDL, from the coding sequence ATTAAAAATATAGGATATGATGTTTGTTATACTGCTAGAAAAATATATCAGTATATAGGAAAACAAATAAATGAATTTGATATTACCCCAGAACAATTAATAGTATTAAAAGAACTTGCTAAAGAAGAAGGTATATCCCAAAAAGAATTATCATTCAGACTCGATAAAGATCAAAATACAGTAAAAGCCATGATAGACAAATTGGAATTAAAATCTTTTATAATTAGAAAAGAAAATAAACTTGATAAAAGAGCCTTTTCATTATTTCTAACAGATAAAGCAAAAGAAAAGCTTCCAATTATGGAAACTTATGAAAGTAAAGTTTTAGAAAATATAGTAAAAGAATTAAGCGAAGAAGATACAGATAAATTTGCATCAATATTAGAAAAAATTAGAAAAAATATATCAGATCTATAG
- the mutL gene encoding DNA mismatch repair endonuclease MutL encodes MIKNIMKLPQSVANRIAAGEVIERPASMLKELLENAIDSGASNIEVSVEEAGIKSMIVEDDGNGIRFDELPLAITHHATSKIHSIEDLDSIYTLGFRGEALASISDVTNLEIVSKSVEESNGGKIVVEGGKIIEHKPAAASQGTKIIAKNLFFNIPARYKFLKHISREFFLVKEVFDMEALVQPKISMKLKNNGKVVSSYIKVDTLKERIENYISDSNIFRNLIEVEIEKDDVLIYGLFSNSKISQSMRKNNFIFLNNRPIENRVLAYAIKNAYSNAIPKERYPFFFLYINIDSSKIDVNVHPSKKEVRIKNEREISGILYNTIVNNINSGNNLDSVNIEVDLDKDITPTFPIQQNNNYNTYNTSNYNTQSSNEIKYDNTSYSNNNYDKDDLNLENSNIIEENNLNKEINLNNNNFSSNNIEFGEYTRAIGQVFSSYIVAERGGEMYIIDQHAAYERLNYERIYKTLMSKKIEYEKLLIPCEIEYRDYEIDILNASKESIESLGIKFEANSKHSIIIEDIPIYIPRNQKIEKIIKDILDIYISKGDNNNLEKVIKHTCSTISCKYSPKAGDKLSNSDMQTLLDLLEEENILTNCPHGRPFVLRLSKEYLDKKFFR; translated from the coding sequence ATGATTAAAAATATTATGAAATTACCGCAATCAGTAGCTAATCGTATAGCTGCAGGAGAAGTTATAGAAAGACCGGCATCTATGCTAAAAGAATTACTAGAAAATGCAATAGATTCAGGGGCTTCAAATATAGAAGTTTCTGTGGAAGAAGCAGGCATTAAATCTATGATAGTAGAAGATGACGGCAATGGTATTCGTTTTGATGAACTTCCTTTAGCTATAACTCATCATGCCACAAGTAAAATACATTCTATAGAAGATTTAGACTCAATATATACTCTTGGCTTCAGGGGTGAGGCTTTGGCTTCTATATCCGATGTTACAAATTTAGAAATAGTTTCAAAAAGCGTAGAAGAAAGCAATGGAGGAAAAATAGTAGTAGAAGGCGGTAAAATAATAGAACATAAACCTGCTGCTGCTTCACAAGGTACAAAAATCATAGCCAAAAATCTATTCTTTAATATTCCAGCCAGATATAAATTCTTAAAACATATTTCAAGAGAGTTTTTCTTAGTTAAAGAAGTTTTTGATATGGAAGCATTAGTGCAGCCTAAAATATCTATGAAACTTAAAAATAATGGCAAGGTTGTAAGTTCATATATAAAAGTTGATACTCTGAAAGAAAGAATTGAAAATTACATATCTGACAGCAATATATTTAGAAACTTGATAGAAGTTGAAATAGAAAAAGATGATGTATTAATATACGGTTTATTTTCAAATTCTAAAATAAGCCAATCTATGAGAAAGAATAATTTTATATTTTTAAATAACCGTCCTATAGAGAATAGAGTTCTTGCTTATGCTATAAAAAATGCATATTCAAATGCCATACCTAAAGAGAGATACCCTTTCTTTTTCCTATACATAAATATTGACAGCAGTAAAATAGATGTAAATGTTCACCCTAGTAAAAAAGAAGTAAGAATAAAAAATGAAAGAGAGATTTCAGGAATACTGTATAACACTATAGTAAACAATATAAATTCTGGAAACAATTTAGATTCTGTTAATATAGAAGTTGATCTTGATAAGGATATTACCCCTACTTTTCCTATACAGCAGAATAATAATTATAATACATATAATACCTCAAATTATAATACTCAATCATCAAATGAAATAAAATATGATAATACAAGCTATTCAAATAATAATTATGATAAAGATGATTTAAATTTAGAAAATAGCAATATAATAGAAGAAAATAATCTTAATAAAGAAATAAATTTAAATAACAATAATTTTAGCTCTAATAATATAGAATTCGGAGAGTATACAAGGGCTATAGGACAGGTATTTTCATCATATATAGTAGCTGAACGCGGAGGAGAAATGTATATAATAGATCAGCATGCCGCTTATGAAAGACTAAATTATGAAAGAATATACAAAACTCTTATGTCAAAAAAAATAGAATATGAAAAACTCCTTATACCTTGCGAAATTGAGTACAGAGATTATGAAATTGATATTTTAAATGCATCAAAAGAATCAATAGAATCATTAGGAATAAAATTTGAAGCTAATTCAAAACATAGCATTATAATAGAAGATATACCAATATACATTCCTAGAAATCAAAAAATTGAAAAAATCATAAAAGACATTTTGGATATATACATTTCAAAGGGAGACAATAATAATTTAGAAAAAGTTATAAAACATACCTGCTCTACTATATCATGCAAATATTCTCCAAAGGCTGGAGATAAACTCTCAAACAGCGATATGCAGACATTACTTGATTTGCTTGAAGAAGAAAATATACTTACAAACTGCCCTCATGGAAGACCTTTTGTATTAAGGCTCTCAAAAGAATATTTAGATAAAAAATTCTTTAGATAA
- a CDS encoding uracil-DNA glycosylase, protein MNKIESYFLQQNKIKFSNVVCSQHDKKIILRNPKKAVKKEEKDINDKGIESMKEIKNEELKKIYSEVEKCMKCEALCNSRLNVVFGRGDEEPDIVFVGEAPGADEDKQGLPFVGRGGKLLDKWIERMNINNKKYYIMNALKCRPPENRDPLPEEKSNCRDYFVNQLKILNPKIICALGRHGFGNLIDFDLKTPFGKARNKVHYYNNNGKDVPVIATYHPAYILRNQKEEDKVIADLEFMLSELEKIENN, encoded by the coding sequence ATGAACAAAATAGAAAGCTATTTTTTACAGCAGAATAAAATAAAATTCTCAAATGTAGTTTGCTCTCAGCATGATAAAAAAATAATATTAAGAAATCCAAAAAAAGCAGTAAAAAAAGAAGAAAAAGATATTAATGATAAAGGCATAGAATCAATGAAAGAAATAAAGAATGAAGAATTGAAAAAGATATATAGTGAAGTAGAAAAATGCATGAAATGTGAGGCTCTATGTAATAGCAGATTAAATGTAGTATTCGGAAGAGGAGACGAAGAACCTGATATAGTATTTGTCGGAGAGGCACCGGGAGCTGATGAGGATAAACAAGGACTTCCATTTGTAGGCAGAGGCGGAAAATTATTGGATAAATGGATTGAAAGAATGAATATCAATAATAAAAAATATTATATAATGAATGCTTTGAAATGCCGTCCTCCTGAAAACAGAGATCCTTTACCTGAAGAAAAGTCTAATTGCAGAGATTATTTTGTAAATCAGTTAAAAATACTTAATCCTAAAATAATATGTGCATTAGGACGTCATGGTTTTGGTAATTTAATAGATTTTGATTTGAAAACTCCTTTCGGAAAAGCTAGAAATAAAGTGCATTACTACAATAATAATGGAAAAGATGTACCTGTAATAGCAACTTATCATCCTGCTTATATTTTGAGAAATCAAAAAGAGGAAGATAAAGTTATAGCCGATTTGGAGTTTATGCTCAGTGAATTAGAAAAAATTGAAAATAATTAA
- a CDS encoding ankyrin repeat domain-containing protein, translating to MPNSFDNIVDASEYETYENIEYSNIPKKPTIFDYINHKNELSDIIERIDKYLDNNGDINAVNKNGNTLLMEAVAIGYYDLADYLVEKNADISITNNNGENALILSAHYPYIMNLLINNNADINIADNNGKTALHYACEYGDLYSVKLLIKSGADINKKDILGKTILMYAVENEHLLLIKYLVEDLKVDINEKDDWGQNAMFYATKIDIARYLIYNDANYIDVNSIGLKPYEVMKYNGYINVSNYLQKLEKRR from the coding sequence ATGCCTAATTCATTCGATAATATAGTAGATGCCTCAGAATATGAAACTTATGAAAATATAGAGTATTCCAATATCCCAAAAAAACCTACTATATTTGATTATATAAATCATAAAAATGAATTATCTGATATTATAGAAAGAATAGATAAATATTTAGACAATAATGGAGATATTAATGCTGTAAATAAAAATGGCAATACTCTTCTTATGGAAGCTGTAGCCATAGGATATTATGATTTGGCCGATTATTTGGTAGAAAAAAATGCAGATATATCTATAACTAATAATAATGGAGAAAATGCTTTAATACTTTCCGCACATTATCCTTATATAATGAATCTTCTTATAAACAATAATGCTGATATAAACATTGCTGATAATAATGGCAAAACAGCACTTCATTATGCATGCGAGTACGGAGATTTATATTCAGTAAAACTTCTAATAAAGAGCGGCGCTGATATTAATAAAAAAGATATATTAGGAAAAACTATTCTTATGTATGCCGTTGAAAATGAACATCTTTTATTAATAAAATATTTGGTAGAGGATTTGAAAGTTGATATTAATGAAAAAGATGATTGGGGTCAGAATGCTATGTTTTATGCTACAAAAATAGATATAGCAAGGTATTTAATTTATAATGATGCAAATTATATAGATGTTAACTCAATAGGATTAAAACCTTATGAAGTTATGAAATACAATGGTTATATAAATGTATCAAATTATTTGCAAAAGTTAGAAAAAAGGAGATAA
- a CDS encoding Rpn family recombination-promoting nuclease/putative transposase, whose protein sequence is MKDLEKLKQILNETVTINNLNRINDYFIRYLFSHEGNENIALNFINAVFKDLGFETFKKIEILNPFNIAENYDEKESIVDIKAITESGITVLIEIQARGNEDFIKRALYYWAYNYSSSLNRGSFYDELKPTVSINITNFILTNEDKVHSCYVLKELNNNKILTDHCQLHFLELPKFNLKNISAIESLDNIHKEFISWVKFFKGEDMSILMKENTIFEEVEKKCRTFVNNTPVMDKYKKREVDAYFFDKSIELDLKKAKEEGIEQGEKNKAISIAKSFKNAGIDIKIISENTGLSIEEVEKL, encoded by the coding sequence ATGAAAGATTTAGAAAAATTAAAGCAAATATTAAATGAAACAGTTACAATAAACAATTTAAATAGAATTAATGACTATTTTATACGCTATTTATTTTCACATGAAGGCAATGAAAACATAGCATTAAATTTCATTAATGCTGTATTTAAAGATTTAGGCTTTGAAACTTTTAAGAAAATAGAAATATTAAATCCATTTAACATAGCAGAAAATTATGATGAAAAAGAATCTATAGTTGATATCAAGGCTATCACAGAAAGCGGAATAACTGTATTAATAGAGATTCAGGCTAGAGGTAATGAAGATTTTATAAAAAGAGCTTTATATTATTGGGCTTATAATTACAGCAGTAGTTTAAACAGAGGTTCTTTTTATGATGAATTAAAACCAACTGTAAGTATTAATATTACAAACTTTATACTAACAAATGAAGATAAAGTACATAGCTGTTATGTATTAAAAGAATTGAATAATAATAAAATTCTTACAGATCATTGTCAATTACATTTTCTAGAATTACCTAAATTCAATTTAAAAAATATTTCTGCAATAGAAAGTTTAGATAATATACATAAAGAATTCATTTCTTGGGTTAAATTTTTTAAGGGGGAAGATATGTCTATTTTAATGAAAGAAAATACTATATTTGAAGAAGTTGAAAAGAAATGCCGTACTTTTGTAAATAATACTCCTGTAATGGATAAATATAAAAAACGCGAAGTAGATGCATATTTCTTTGATAAAAGCATAGAATTGGATTTAAAGAAAGCTAAGGAAGAAGGAATAGAACAAGGCGAAAAAAATAAAGCAATATCTATAGCTAAAAGCTTCAAAAATGCAGGAATAGATATAAAAATTATAAGCGAAAACACAGGATTGAGCATAGAAGAAGTAGAAAAACTATAA
- a CDS encoding enoyl-CoA hydratase-related protein has protein sequence MEFIKYEEKGMIGIITISREKALNALNSQVLDEIEKTFDSVDVNNIRCLILTGAGDKSFVAGADISQMSTSSKAEGEAFGKKGNDVFRKIETFPIPVIAAINGFALGGGCEIAMSCDIRICSDNAVFGQPEVGLGITPGFGGTQRLPRIVGMGMAKQMIYAGKNIKADEALRIGLVNAIYPQAELMGAAEKLANSIAAAAPIAVRNCKKAINEGLQVDMDKAIVIEEKLFGACFETEDQKEGMKAFLEKRKVEKFVNK, from the coding sequence ATGGAATTCATTAAATATGAAGAAAAAGGTATGATTGGTATTATCACTATAAGCAGAGAAAAAGCTCTTAATGCTCTTAATTCTCAGGTTTTAGATGAAATCGAAAAAACTTTTGATTCTGTAGATGTTAATAATATAAGATGTTTAATTTTAACAGGCGCAGGCGATAAATCTTTTGTTGCAGGTGCTGATATATCTCAAATGAGTACATCCAGCAAAGCAGAGGGAGAGGCTTTTGGTAAAAAAGGAAACGATGTATTTAGAAAAATAGAAACTTTCCCTATTCCTGTAATAGCAGCTATTAATGGATTCGCTTTAGGCGGAGGATGTGAAATAGCTATGAGCTGCGATATTCGTATTTGTTCTGACAATGCTGTATTCGGTCAGCCTGAAGTAGGATTAGGAATCACTCCTGGTTTCGGAGGTACTCAAAGACTTCCTAGAATCGTTGGTATGGGTATGGCTAAACAAATGATTTATGCCGGTAAAAATATTAAAGCTGATGAAGCATTAAGAATAGGACTTGTTAATGCAATTTATCCTCAGGCAGAACTTATGGGAGCTGCTGAAAAATTAGCTAATTCTATAGCTGCTGCTGCCCCTATAGCTGTACGTAATTGTAAAAAAGCTATTAATGAAGGCTTACAAGTAGATATGGATAAAGCTATTGTTATAGAAGAAAAATTATTCGGTGCTTGTTTTGAAACTGAAGATCAAAAAGAGGGCATGAAAGCTTTCTTAGAAAAAAGAAAAGTTGAAAAATTTGTTAATAAATAA